Proteins encoded in a region of the Veillonella parvula genome:
- a CDS encoding ankyrin repeat domain-containing protein — MEKELLCILKKYEAHPDFLGDTIKDINQAGGMDDTVLHIAARNNSLNDALVFLQNGALIDLKGDLGYTPLHYAYMFGNIEMVKLLLDNGSDKNIQNEFGENAVRIAINSSSENKEKIVKLLIKNQMLDKQKNENALHLNTFLLSSIENPSIDNDCFIELFSYYSNISQGEVSELFNLLQSLAKDEINIIYDFLEYISKFVKDLGVYCEFEKFLTEVKYIQERNYLEEKIRPTFPVFKVDKNNIISFDDSDNSYIFSIMQLSTKTWIEITYDDFLSILESLEWQAFTNKALLYFTPCCLKYIFSNLSKFHLYGYVVEFLYIALRNQSTIFNTTQIKLIIDFLKLIQNFNQEISVETQKKITSTIQLYL, encoded by the coding sequence ATGGAAAAAGAATTATTATGTATTTTAAAAAAATATGAGGCACATCCTGATTTTTTGGGTGACACTATTAAAGATATAAATCAAGCAGGAGGTATGGATGATACAGTTTTACATATTGCAGCTAGAAATAATTCTTTAAATGATGCTCTTGTATTTCTTCAAAATGGGGCATTGATCGATCTTAAAGGGGACTTAGGATATACTCCCCTACATTATGCATACATGTTTGGAAATATAGAAATGGTGAAATTACTCCTTGATAATGGATCTGATAAAAATATACAAAATGAATTTGGAGAAAATGCCGTTAGAATTGCAATTAACTCATCCAGCGAAAATAAAGAGAAGATAGTAAAACTATTAATTAAAAATCAAATGTTAGATAAACAAAAAAATGAAAATGCCTTACATTTAAATACATTTTTACTAAGCTCAATAGAAAACCCTAGTATAGATAATGATTGTTTCATAGAATTATTTAGCTATTATTCTAACATATCCCAAGGAGAAGTAAGTGAACTATTTAATTTACTGCAATCTTTAGCCAAAGATGAAATCAATATAATTTATGATTTTTTAGAATATATTTCAAAGTTTGTCAAAGACTTAGGAGTATATTGTGAATTTGAAAAATTTCTTACGGAGGTAAAATATATACAAGAACGAAATTATCTAGAGGAAAAAATTAGGCCTACTTTTCCAGTTTTCAAAGTTGATAAAAATAACATCATAAGTTTTGATGATAGTGATAACTCTTATATATTTTCTATAATGCAACTATCTACTAAAACTTGGATTGAGATCACATACGATGATTTTCTCTCAATACTTGAATCACTAGAGTGGCAAGCTTTTACTAATAAGGCTTTATTATATTTTACTCCTTGCTGTTTAAAATATATTTTTTCTAATTTATCTAAATTTCATTTATATGGTTACGTTGTTGAATTTTTATATATTGCCCTAAGAAACCAAAGTACGATATTTAACACTACTCAAATCAAATTAATTATTGATTTTTTAAAATTAATCCAAAATTTTAACCAGGAAATTAGTGTTGAAACACAAAAAAAAATAACAAGTACTATTCAACTTTATTTATAA